In Prevotella sp. oral taxon 475, one DNA window encodes the following:
- a CDS encoding MjaI family restriction endonuclease, with translation MDRYSMNFGRKERVLNYACQTYQLSRPNKVGAVMALIRDCQPSSFDEWQSWYFENAHTAGKNPTKITVESLHELGERLYAKITEVVIPEWEAVFRELTEQDCIDYIYNLTINRTYDGYIREKSVINDGLVKVFPNINFEESDPELDHAGDIDYIAKIGDKAIGIQIKPITASANFGSYSLTERMKASFESFKERYGGNVFIVFSLDGEIANKEVIGQIQSEIDRLSN, from the coding sequence ATGGATAGATATTCAATGAATTTCGGGAGAAAGGAACGCGTGCTGAACTACGCTTGCCAAACATACCAATTATCCCGTCCGAATAAAGTAGGTGCTGTAATGGCTCTTATTCGCGATTGCCAACCTTCTTCGTTCGATGAATGGCAATCATGGTATTTCGAGAATGCTCATACCGCAGGAAAAAATCCGACGAAAATCACAGTCGAAAGTCTCCATGAATTGGGTGAACGGTTGTATGCAAAAATTACGGAAGTCGTGATTCCGGAATGGGAAGCTGTTTTTCGTGAATTGACAGAACAGGACTGCATTGACTATATATACAATCTGACTATAAATCGTACTTATGACGGTTATATACGAGAAAAGTCTGTAATCAATGACGGATTGGTTAAAGTATTTCCTAATATCAACTTCGAAGAAAGCGATCCCGAATTGGATCATGCTGGAGATATTGATTATATCGCAAAAATCGGAGATAAAGCCATAGGCATACAAATCAAACCGATAACAGCGAGTGCCAATTTCGGTAGTTATTCGCTGACTGAGCGAATGAAAGCGAGTTTCGAATCGTTCAAAGAACGATATGGCGGTAATGTGTTTATCGTATTCAGCTTAGATGGAGAAATTGCCAATAAAGAGGTTATAGGTCAGATTCAATCCGAAATAGATCGGTTGTCGAATTGA
- a CDS encoding ATP-binding protein: MKEYQLNVDPRILELLGPNLYTNIYYVLAELVANAYDADAHNVYIISNKDDIRIEDDGHGMSYQNGEVKKFLNVAGVSRVKEEESMTRSGERRKMGRKGVGKLAALSVSESVDVMTISDNEKSGFVLSRRPIDGNKLRPIADDDIKFVYIQEHGTAIVMRNPQYRLNKSMDSVKRNLLKIFPLVNDNFKIHIIRGNETVTIDTFDENIAKELCAFISLGDDFSDLAKNIPNQYPTKRTELVEHREPYTEPINLKDNAGKDHEYTLKIMGWIGAYASTRGRKAALTDFPDNFISLYANKKMGEFNILPIVGQNKLNEVYVVGQLYIDLFELSELPDMALSNRQGYKSDDPRYEAVIKYVRTILLPDILRKRGLFSNEQNREKKQRKLNEQKNTEEKFRKAVDTFRNIVSENAAESIGRLAPDSSRETIEQVISDAINNNANALGLKTVVDSQKKKILISHASKDKALADLIYSFLVFNNIPPEDILYTSCDDEISRIPEGTASIYNYLRDFFVESYSNQKIFVIFVTSDNTPSAWGAMTEIGASWITQVDNRIFNIPPFRPQHPLNDEALWHSTERNENDELCMTKLNADIFCQKIEATCDKLGYAKKSRKENMDHLKERIVIK, encoded by the coding sequence ATGAAAGAATATCAGCTTAATGTCGATCCTCGGATTTTAGAGTTGTTGGGACCGAATCTTTATACGAATATTTATTATGTATTGGCCGAACTTGTCGCTAATGCGTATGATGCAGATGCACATAATGTATATATCATTTCTAATAAAGACGATATCAGAATCGAGGATGATGGGCATGGTATGTCTTATCAGAATGGAGAAGTAAAGAAGTTCTTGAACGTAGCCGGTGTCTCTCGAGTTAAAGAAGAAGAATCTATGACACGTTCCGGAGAGAGACGAAAAATGGGACGAAAAGGCGTTGGTAAGTTGGCGGCATTGTCTGTTTCCGAATCCGTTGATGTAATGACTATCAGCGATAACGAGAAATCCGGTTTCGTTTTATCTCGTAGACCGATAGACGGGAATAAGTTACGACCTATTGCCGATGATGATATAAAATTCGTGTATATTCAAGAGCATGGAACAGCGATCGTAATGAGGAATCCTCAATACAGATTGAATAAATCTATGGATTCGGTTAAACGGAATTTGTTAAAAATATTCCCATTAGTCAACGATAATTTCAAAATACACATAATCAGAGGCAATGAAACCGTTACAATAGACACCTTTGACGAAAATATTGCAAAAGAGTTATGTGCATTTATATCTTTAGGGGATGACTTTTCCGATTTAGCAAAAAATATTCCTAACCAATATCCGACAAAACGAACTGAATTAGTTGAGCATAGAGAGCCGTATACAGAGCCAATCAATCTGAAAGACAATGCAGGAAAAGATCATGAATATACGCTTAAAATAATGGGATGGATCGGGGCATACGCTTCTACAAGAGGGCGTAAAGCGGCACTTACCGATTTCCCCGACAACTTCATATCCTTATATGCGAATAAAAAAATGGGAGAGTTCAATATTTTGCCGATAGTCGGTCAAAATAAATTGAATGAAGTTTATGTAGTTGGACAACTATATATCGATTTGTTCGAATTATCGGAACTTCCAGATATGGCATTGAGCAATAGGCAAGGCTATAAGTCCGACGACCCACGATATGAGGCCGTTATAAAATATGTGCGAACTATTCTACTTCCGGATATTCTTCGGAAAAGAGGTTTGTTTTCTAATGAACAGAATAGAGAGAAGAAGCAACGTAAATTGAATGAACAAAAAAATACAGAAGAAAAATTTAGAAAAGCCGTTGATACATTCAGAAATATAGTGAGTGAAAATGCAGCTGAAAGTATAGGACGATTAGCACCAGATTCTTCGAGAGAAACGATCGAACAAGTCATATCCGATGCGATCAATAATAATGCTAATGCTTTAGGATTAAAAACCGTAGTGGATTCCCAGAAAAAGAAAATACTGATTAGTCACGCTTCTAAAGACAAAGCATTAGCTGATTTGATATACTCATTTTTAGTATTTAATAACATTCCGCCCGAAGATATCTTATACACGAGTTGCGACGATGAAATTAGCCGCATTCCCGAAGGGACTGCATCAATATATAACTATTTACGGGATTTCTTTGTGGAAAGTTACTCTAATCAAAAAATCTTCGTCATATTCGTTACGAGTGATAACACCCCGAGTGCATGGGGTGCGATGACAGAAATTGGAGCATCTTGGATCACACAAGTAGATAATAGAATCTTTAATATTCCCCCATTCCGACCGCAACATCCCTTAAATGATGAAGCTTTATGGCATAGTACGGAACGAAACGAGAATGATGAACTATGTATGACCAAACTAAATGCCGATATTTTTTGCCAGAAAATAGAAGCGACTTGCGACAAGCTCGGCTATGCAAAGAAAAGTCGTAAAGAAAATATGGATCATCTTAAAGAACGAATCGTTATTAAGTAG
- a CDS encoding PLP-dependent aspartate aminotransferase family protein, whose protein sequence is MKKTTQAIHLPYKRRDAYDALSMPVYHAVAFEFDNAQLMADAFCGRIDAPDYSRVENPTVTNFEERVKAITGAQDVVAFNSGMAAISNVLLALAAKDKYILTSRHLFGNTYSLITSTLKRFGVGARLCDLTNLKAVEEAIDTECCCLYLEIMTNPQLEVTDIPAVAAVAHRKGVPVIADTTLIPFTEFSARDLGIDAEVVSSTKYISGGATSLGGLVIDYSTCDRLHHPLRHEMLFNLGAYMTPQAAYQQTVGLEVLDARYKVQAANALCLAKRLQQLPSIRRVNYVGLPDNPYHELSKRQFGPTAGAMLTIDLDSQEACFRFIDRLKLIHRATNLFDNRTLAIHPASTIFGLFSAEERSQMDILDTTIRLSVGLEDVDDLFNDIQQALL, encoded by the coding sequence ATGAAGAAAACCACACAGGCCATTCATCTGCCTTACAAACGGCGCGATGCCTACGATGCTCTCAGCATGCCGGTGTATCATGCCGTGGCATTCGAGTTCGACAATGCACAGCTCATGGCCGACGCTTTCTGCGGCAGAATTGATGCTCCCGACTATTCACGGGTGGAAAATCCCACGGTAACCAACTTTGAAGAACGTGTAAAAGCCATCACCGGCGCCCAAGATGTCGTGGCCTTCAACTCGGGGATGGCAGCCATCAGTAACGTGTTGCTGGCTCTGGCGGCAAAAGACAAATACATCCTTACCTCGCGACATCTCTTCGGTAATACCTATTCGCTCATCACCTCCACCTTGAAACGGTTCGGTGTGGGGGCCAGACTCTGCGACTTGACCAACCTCAAAGCCGTGGAAGAGGCCATCGATACCGAATGCTGCTGCCTATATCTGGAGATCATGACCAATCCGCAACTCGAAGTAACAGACATTCCGGCCGTGGCAGCAGTGGCCCATCGCAAGGGCGTTCCGGTGATTGCCGACACGACGCTGATACCTTTCACCGAGTTCTCGGCCCGAGACCTGGGTATAGATGCCGAGGTAGTGTCGAGCACGAAGTATATCAGTGGCGGCGCAACGTCGCTCGGTGGATTGGTCATCGATTACAGTACTTGCGACCGTCTGCATCATCCGCTGCGCCATGAGATGCTCTTCAATCTCGGGGCCTACATGACACCGCAAGCGGCCTATCAGCAAACGGTGGGACTGGAGGTGCTCGATGCGCGATACAAGGTGCAGGCCGCCAATGCGCTCTGTTTGGCTAAAAGACTGCAACAGTTGCCATCCATCCGGCGGGTCAACTACGTCGGACTGCCCGACAATCCCTATCATGAACTCTCCAAACGTCAGTTCGGTCCTACAGCCGGCGCAATGCTCACCATCGACCTCGACAGTCAGGAGGCTTGCTTCCGTTTTATCGACCGTCTGAAATTGATTCATCGCGCCACGAATCTCTTCGACAATCGCACGCTGGCGATACACCCAGCCAGCACCATTTTTGGCCTTTTCTCTGCCGAGGAACGCTCCCAAATGGACATTCTCGATACCACCATCCGCCTCAGTGTGGGATTGGAAGACGTGGACGACCTCTTCAACGATATCCAACAAGCCCTTCTCTAA
- a CDS encoding helix-turn-helix domain-containing protein — MLFAQKIKAARVRSGLLQKQLASALNIDVPMYSRIERGDRQAKKEQVVLLSDILNIEREELLSFWIADKINVIIGDDKNIADKALKTIIDNRNGNKDYTHAY; from the coding sequence ATGTTATTCGCTCAAAAGATCAAAGCGGCCAGAGTCCGAAGCGGATTGTTGCAAAAGCAATTGGCTTCGGCTTTGAATATAGATGTCCCTATGTATAGCCGAATAGAACGCGGAGACAGGCAAGCTAAAAAGGAGCAAGTGGTATTGCTTTCGGATATCTTGAATATCGAACGGGAAGAGTTGTTGAGCTTTTGGATTGCGGATAAGATAAATGTAATTATCGGAGACGATAAAAACATTGCAGATAAAGCATTGAAGACTATAATTGACAATAGAAATGGAAATAAAGACTATACACACGCTTATTAA
- a CDS encoding DNA cytosine methyltransferase encodes MKGKNIKNESLPSIEVIDLFCGIGGLSFGMKSKGFNILAGYDIDATCRYAYETNNNAKFIYKDIKTVSPDEIRTAYGKGSIRVLAGCAPCQPFSSYAFKNKKKDPNKYDLLYEFGRLVKAVHPDIVTMENVAQILSFKEKPVLSDFENLLKNEGYHVWVNPVYCPDYGIPQNRKRLVLLASRLGNIELINPTHKPNEYKTVKETIGDLPELKAGETDKNDPLHRAKALSPLNLERLHHTPYGGSWKDWPKDLQLRCHKTDNGRSFGSVYGRMVWEKPAPTMTTQCTGLGNGRFGHPIQDRAISIREAALIQTFPMTYKFFADEEYVAITKASRYIGNAVPPRLGEVIAESIICHLTRIVN; translated from the coding sequence ATGAAAGGAAAGAATATCAAAAACGAATCGCTCCCATCTATTGAAGTTATCGACTTATTTTGCGGTATCGGCGGATTGAGCTTCGGGATGAAAAGCAAGGGATTCAATATCCTTGCAGGGTATGATATTGATGCGACCTGCCGGTATGCTTATGAAACGAATAACAATGCAAAATTCATATATAAGGATATTAAAACGGTGTCTCCGGATGAAATCCGCACAGCCTACGGCAAAGGATCTATTAGAGTGTTGGCAGGATGCGCCCCTTGTCAACCGTTTTCGTCGTATGCATTCAAAAACAAAAAGAAAGATCCGAATAAATACGATTTATTATATGAATTCGGACGATTGGTCAAGGCTGTTCATCCCGACATCGTTACGATGGAAAACGTGGCTCAAATCTTATCTTTCAAGGAAAAGCCCGTTTTATCCGATTTCGAGAATCTTTTGAAAAATGAAGGATATCATGTGTGGGTAAATCCAGTATATTGCCCCGATTACGGAATACCGCAAAATAGGAAAAGATTGGTGTTATTAGCATCGCGATTGGGAAATATCGAGTTGATCAACCCGACGCATAAGCCTAACGAGTACAAAACGGTGAAAGAAACGATCGGAGATTTACCCGAACTCAAAGCCGGAGAAACCGATAAAAACGATCCATTGCATAGAGCCAAAGCATTATCGCCATTAAATCTCGAACGTCTTCATCATACTCCGTACGGAGGCAGTTGGAAAGATTGGCCGAAGGATTTACAATTACGGTGTCATAAAACCGATAACGGACGCTCGTTTGGTAGTGTCTACGGTAGAATGGTTTGGGAAAAACCAGCCCCTACTATGACAACTCAATGCACTGGTTTAGGCAACGGCAGATTCGGACATCCTATACAAGATCGTGCTATTTCCATTAGAGAAGCTGCTCTTATACAAACTTTCCCGATGACGTATAAATTTTTCGCTGACGAAGAGTATGTCGCTATTACAAAAGCATCGAGATATATCGGCAATGCCGTTCCACCGAGACTGGGAGAAGTCATAGCCGAGAGTATTATATGCCATTTGACGCGAATTGTCAACTAA
- a CDS encoding DNA methyltransferase: MEIKTIHTLINGDSRNLSLMPDKSVHLIITSPPYWQLKDYGSDGQIGFHDSYESYINNLNMVWAECNRVLHDGCRLCINIGDQFARSVYYGRYKVIPIRTEIIRFCEALGMDYMGAVIWQKQTTINTTGGGAVMGSFPYPRNGILKIDYEFILIFKKQGKAPVPAIEQKQCSEMTKDEWNTFFASHWNFGGAKQDGHIAVFPEELPHRLIKMFSFAGETVFDPFMGSGTTALAARNLQRNSIGYEINPDYKRYYEEKVTSSFSFGNVEYRYSNDRSVFDMDEKKKTLPYIFSDLHKMESKIEIKKLQFGSRIDKDKKEREEYFSVKTILSPNTIVLNNGLTIRLLGIKEKPSVNGNATKFLAEKTKGRKVFLRYDAIKYDDKDLLLCYLYLDNKTFINAHMLKNGLADVDYSFDFKYKNKFEKLINL, encoded by the coding sequence ATGGAAATAAAGACTATACACACGCTTATTAACGGAGATAGCAGGAATCTTTCTCTTATGCCGGACAAATCCGTCCATCTGATCATTACGTCGCCCCCGTATTGGCAATTGAAAGATTATGGGAGTGATGGGCAAATAGGATTTCATGATAGTTACGAAAGTTATATCAACAATCTGAATATGGTTTGGGCGGAGTGCAATCGAGTATTGCATGACGGTTGCCGTTTGTGCATAAATATAGGAGACCAATTCGCTCGTTCCGTCTATTACGGACGTTATAAAGTGATTCCCATAAGAACCGAAATCATACGTTTTTGCGAAGCTCTCGGAATGGATTATATGGGAGCCGTAATTTGGCAGAAGCAAACAACGATCAATACGACAGGGGGAGGAGCTGTTATGGGTAGTTTTCCTTATCCTCGAAACGGTATTTTGAAAATAGATTACGAATTTATCCTAATTTTCAAAAAACAAGGTAAGGCTCCCGTTCCCGCTATTGAGCAAAAGCAATGTTCGGAAATGACAAAAGATGAATGGAATACATTTTTTGCTTCCCATTGGAATTTCGGTGGGGCTAAACAAGACGGACACATTGCGGTATTTCCTGAAGAATTGCCGCACCGTTTGATAAAAATGTTCTCTTTTGCTGGAGAAACGGTATTCGATCCATTCATGGGTAGCGGGACTACGGCTTTGGCAGCGCGTAATCTGCAACGTAATTCTATCGGGTATGAAATAAATCCCGATTATAAAAGATACTATGAGGAAAAGGTCACTTCATCCTTTTCGTTCGGCAATGTAGAATATAGATACAGCAACGATAGATCTGTTTTCGACATGGACGAAAAGAAGAAAACTTTGCCTTATATATTCAGTGACCTACACAAAATGGAAAGCAAAATCGAGATTAAGAAGTTGCAATTCGGTTCACGGATAGATAAAGACAAGAAAGAACGGGAAGAGTATTTTTCTGTAAAAACGATCTTGTCACCAAATACTATTGTATTGAACAATGGACTTACCATACGACTGCTCGGAATCAAAGAAAAGCCATCTGTCAATGGTAATGCGACAAAATTTCTTGCGGAAAAGACAAAAGGAAGGAAGGTCTTTTTACGTTACGATGCCATAAAGTATGATGATAAAGATTTGTTGTTGTGCTACTTATACTTAGACAACAAAACTTTTATAAATGCACATATGCTGAAAAACGGTTTGGCAGACGTGGACTATTCTTTTGATTTCAAATATAAAAACAAATTCGAGAAACTGATAAACCTATAA
- a CDS encoding putative LPS assembly protein LptD: MQRKSVITLLLLVALFVMAETYAPLSQRRKKEKRPAAHVADAMRRDSLPSVDTTRMDSLQRAIYRHNRMVDDSIRLDSLNRQKKNGIDAPVTYSATDSLVYNAATRTAHLYGSGKVKYEDMDLASERIRMNLDSNVVHATGAADSTAKRGLKGLPVFTMGSDKYESDTMAFNFKTKKGLIKDVYTQQQEGFLHGARAKRNAQGEVFLQHGRYTTCDKDCPDFYISLSRAKVRPGKDVVFGPAYLVVADVPLPLAIPYGFFPFTKKFSSGLIMPTYGDESDRGFYLRDGGYYFAMGDKWDLKLLGEIYTKGSWGLSAATNYRKRYRYNGSFFFSYQNTKTGDKGLPDYSKQTSFKLQWSHRQDKKANPYSNLSASVNFASTSYERNNLNSLYNPQSMTQSTRTSSVSWNTTFSSLGMTLSSTANLSQNMRDSSVAMTLPDLNISIARFYPFKRRHAAGKERWYEKIALSYTGQLSNSITTKEDRLFRSNLIKDWRNGMQHNIPVSGSFTVLKFISLNPSLSFTDRMYSNKVMRSWNVARQVEQTDTTYGFHNVYDWRMSVSANTKLYGFWTPSRKIFGDKIVAIRHVITPQVSFSYAPDFSASRYGYYETYVKTDAHGNVSLVEYSPFSNALFGVPGKGKTGSVTFDLSNNLEMKIRSDQDSTGFKKLSLIDELGASMSYNMAAETRPWSDLSMRLRLKWWKNYTFSVNAVFATYAYDLDSNGHPYVGTHTEWSRGRFGRFQGMSQNLSFTLTPEKLKKLFGGGSKDDEKRKRNQKDDEGVDTDIESNVDKTMIDGQRGAGKKDAGKAETDEDGYMKFSMPWSLTFGYGVTMHESNELSKFNYNTMRYPYKFTQTLNIGGNIRISDGWNISFSSGYDFENHKISMTTASLQRDLHCFNMSCSVVLAPYTSYNFTFRCNAATLTDALKYDKRSNSGNSVQWY, from the coding sequence ATGCAGAGAAAATCAGTTATAACACTCCTGCTGCTCGTCGCCCTGTTCGTGATGGCAGAAACCTACGCTCCTCTTTCCCAACGACGGAAAAAGGAGAAACGACCTGCGGCTCATGTGGCAGACGCAATGCGGCGAGACTCGCTGCCATCCGTCGACACTACACGGATGGACTCCTTGCAAAGAGCTATCTATCGACATAATCGAATGGTGGACGACTCGATTCGGCTCGACTCACTCAACCGACAAAAGAAAAACGGCATCGACGCACCTGTAACCTACTCGGCCACCGACTCATTGGTCTACAACGCCGCAACGAGAACGGCACATCTCTATGGGTCGGGCAAGGTAAAATACGAAGATATGGATCTGGCCAGCGAACGCATCCGCATGAATCTCGATAGCAACGTGGTGCATGCCACTGGCGCAGCAGACTCTACGGCCAAACGAGGACTGAAGGGACTGCCTGTTTTCACAATGGGCAGCGACAAATATGAGAGCGACACGATGGCTTTCAATTTCAAAACCAAAAAGGGCCTTATCAAAGACGTCTATACCCAACAGCAGGAGGGATTTCTGCACGGGGCGCGGGCCAAACGCAATGCACAGGGCGAGGTGTTTCTCCAACATGGACGATATACGACGTGCGATAAAGACTGTCCCGACTTCTATATCTCACTCTCACGGGCTAAGGTGCGACCGGGAAAGGATGTGGTCTTCGGGCCGGCTTATCTCGTCGTGGCCGATGTTCCGCTACCTCTGGCCATCCCCTACGGCTTCTTTCCATTTACGAAGAAATTCAGTAGCGGACTCATCATGCCGACCTATGGCGACGAGAGCGACCGAGGATTTTATCTGCGTGATGGCGGTTATTATTTTGCCATGGGCGATAAATGGGACTTGAAATTGCTGGGCGAGATCTATACGAAGGGGTCGTGGGGACTGTCGGCAGCCACCAACTATCGCAAACGTTATCGATATAACGGCAGTTTCTTCTTCAGCTATCAAAACACGAAAACGGGCGACAAGGGTCTTCCTGACTATTCGAAACAAACGAGCTTTAAACTCCAATGGAGTCATCGACAAGACAAAAAGGCCAATCCCTACAGTAATCTCTCGGCCAGCGTGAACTTCGCCTCAACAAGCTACGAACGCAACAACCTCAATAGTCTGTACAATCCGCAGAGCATGACGCAGAGTACGCGCACCTCGTCGGTAAGCTGGAACACTACGTTCTCGAGCCTCGGAATGACACTGAGTTCTACGGCCAATCTCTCGCAGAACATGCGCGACTCATCAGTAGCCATGACACTGCCCGACCTTAACATCTCCATCGCCCGGTTCTATCCCTTTAAACGTCGGCATGCTGCGGGGAAAGAACGGTGGTACGAGAAGATTGCACTGAGCTATACGGGACAGCTGAGCAACTCGATTACGACGAAGGAGGATCGGCTCTTTCGGTCGAACCTCATCAAGGATTGGCGCAACGGTATGCAACACAATATTCCAGTGAGCGGAAGTTTCACGGTGTTGAAGTTCATCAGTCTGAATCCGTCGCTCTCGTTCACCGACAGGATGTATTCCAACAAAGTGATGCGCTCGTGGAACGTGGCACGACAGGTGGAGCAAACCGACACGACGTATGGCTTCCACAACGTGTACGATTGGCGGATGAGCGTGTCGGCCAATACGAAACTCTACGGTTTCTGGACCCCGAGTCGAAAAATTTTCGGTGATAAAATCGTGGCCATCCGGCACGTCATCACGCCGCAGGTGAGCTTCAGTTATGCCCCCGACTTCAGTGCCTCGCGTTACGGCTACTACGAAACGTATGTCAAGACTGATGCGCATGGCAATGTCTCACTGGTAGAGTATTCGCCGTTCTCCAATGCGCTCTTCGGCGTTCCGGGAAAGGGAAAGACGGGAAGCGTGACATTCGACTTGAGCAATAACCTGGAAATGAAGATTCGGTCGGATCAAGACTCGACGGGCTTCAAAAAACTGAGCCTCATCGACGAGCTCGGGGCGTCGATGTCCTACAATATGGCCGCCGAGACGCGCCCGTGGAGCGATCTGAGCATGCGGTTGCGTCTGAAATGGTGGAAGAATTATACGTTCAGCGTCAACGCTGTCTTTGCCACCTATGCCTACGATTTGGACAGCAACGGTCATCCTTATGTGGGAACGCATACGGAATGGAGCCGCGGCAGATTCGGTCGGTTCCAGGGCATGTCGCAAAATCTTTCGTTCACCCTCACCCCCGAAAAGCTCAAAAAGCTCTTCGGCGGCGGTTCGAAAGACGACGAGAAGAGGAAACGTAATCAAAAAGACGACGAAGGCGTAGACACCGACATCGAAAGTAACGTAGACAAGACCATGATCGACGGACAACGCGGAGCTGGAAAGAAAGATGCCGGAAAGGCCGAGACCGACGAAGATGGATATATGAAGTTCTCAATGCCTTGGTCGCTGACTTTCGGTTACGGCGTGACGATGCATGAGAGCAACGAACTGAGCAAGTTCAACTACAACACGATGCGCTATCCCTACAAGTTTACACAAACGCTGAACATCGGCGGCAACATCCGCATCAGCGATGGATGGAATATCAGTTTCTCGTCGGGCTACGACTTCGAAAACCATAAAATTTCTATGACCACCGCTTCGCTACAACGCGACCTGCACTGTTTCAACATGAGTTGCTCGGTGGTTTTGGCTCCTTACACCAGCTATAACTTCACTTTCCGGTGCAACGCAGCAACGCTTACCGACGCACTGAAGTACGACAAGCGCAGCAACTCGGGTAATTCGGTGCAATGGTATTAA
- a CDS encoding HAD family hydrolase, whose protein sequence is MMKEYDTYVFDLDGTLLDTLADLAQSCNHALVAHGLPPRTLEEVRLFVGNGVKKLMERATPDGEQNPLFADILAEFRRHYLSHSLDHTAPYPGIPELLAELCRRRKHLAVVSNKFQPATQALCRHFFAPYLSVAIGQREDIRPKPAPDTVLEALTQLGVPSTNAVYIGDSDVDIATARNSNLPCVSVLWGFRDSDFLLRSGATTLISHPAELL, encoded by the coding sequence ATGATGAAAGAATACGACACCTACGTCTTCGACCTCGACGGAACGCTGCTCGACACGCTCGCCGATCTGGCCCAGAGTTGCAACCACGCCCTCGTCGCCCACGGTCTGCCTCCTCGCACACTGGAAGAAGTGCGCCTCTTCGTGGGCAACGGCGTCAAGAAGCTCATGGAGCGGGCCACGCCCGATGGAGAGCAGAACCCACTCTTCGCCGACATCTTGGCCGAGTTTCGCCGCCACTATCTGTCCCACAGTCTCGACCACACCGCCCCCTACCCCGGCATTCCCGAACTGCTTGCCGAACTTTGCCGCCGCCGAAAACACCTCGCCGTGGTGAGCAACAAGTTCCAGCCAGCCACACAAGCCCTCTGCCGCCACTTCTTCGCGCCCTACCTCTCCGTAGCCATCGGTCAGCGCGAAGACATCCGCCCCAAGCCCGCCCCCGACACCGTTCTTGAGGCCCTGACCCAATTGGGCGTGCCGAGCACGAACGCCGTCTACATCGGCGACAGCGACGTAGATATCGCCACAGCCCGCAACAGCAATCTACCCTGCGTGAGCGTGCTGTGGGGCTTTCGCGATAGCGATTTCCTATTGCGCTCGGGTGCCACGACGCTCATCTCCCACCCCGCAGAATTGCTGTAG